From a region of the Odocoileus virginianus isolate 20LAN1187 ecotype Illinois chromosome 19, Ovbor_1.2, whole genome shotgun sequence genome:
- the LOC139029727 gene encoding endogenous retrovirus group K member 6 Env polyprotein-like, with the protein MEAVFLVGRQADNEGEKSPPPQKEKIKYKVSNKKTLDSPTPTWGQIKNLTRQAQTVAGPGASPEQLFLAILAILSCQVSMVTPFSSQSESGIYWAYFPDPPTLQVVPWTESPLRVTTNAPRLLGGSWTSHSLKSYPINLNFSFHGLVEGIPICFNFPLEGTRGLITPTKEGCVQTSKKAIITDSPLNKGKKGSKRFVWVLLGQMPGISDEIQTQFARFNHSLPFDDTYERCSSDPPSDDSWGGVNYQIGYPQWRECIYDSMLAYKMGNSNTISIQDWSNPNPKHDLKTVKNYTDEYVNWENSTVPWPLSVSRWHHNALVPPMVAYQQNSKTFWQPELWRAVAATSNVTLKRPNSTLEKVVLACLPSPYVFLFVNDSNKLQIYLNQTGGPTIVDCDTCFLSSCLSPRFNVSAFIILKRPPYLMVPVNLTTYWYDNYGLAVLQHVKELMRIKRFAGLLVLGISALIMAISSAILASVSLAHQVHTAAHVNDLSKNVSLTLATQEAIDRKLEMKVNALEEAVMHIGTELQALKTKLALSCHADYKWICVTPLKVNETDYNWERIQNHISGVWNSSSISLDLERLHQQISNVKDAKLDFTVVETAHDFFNQLSSFISGKGLISGIMTWVSLGCIVLVIILILPCIVRILRTSIQRLSVELQLLALKNKKGGDVGSQEEDKRTPRP; encoded by the coding sequence ATGGAGGCTGTTTTTCTTGTGGGCAGGCAGGCCGACAATGAAGGGGAAAAATCCCCaccaccacaaaaagaaaaaattaaatataaagtaaGTAATAAAAAAACTCTAGATTCTCCCACCCCAACTTGGGGACAGATCAAGAACCTCACTCGTCAAGCCCAGACAGTTGCCGGACCTGGTGCCAGCCCAGAACAACTCTTTCTTGCAATCCTTGCTATCCTGAGTTGCCAGGTAAGTATGGTTACTCCCTTTTCCTCTCAGTCAGAGAGCGGAATTTATTGGGCCTATTTCCCTGATCCTCCAACTCTGCAGGTTGTCCCTTGGACAGAGTCACCCCTTCGGGTGACAACTAATGCACCTCGGTTGCTAGGAGGGAGTTGGAcatctcattctttaaaaagttatcctATAAATCTAAATTTCTCTTTCCACGGATTAGTTGAAGGAATCccaatttgctttaattttcccCTTGAAGGGACTCGAGGCCTTATTACTCCAACTAAAGAGGGATGTGTCCAGACATCAAAAAAGGCCATTATTACAGATTCCCcacttaataaaggaaaaaagggatCAAAAAGATTTGTTTGGGTTTTATTGGGACAAATGCCTGGAATCTCAGATGAGATCCAAACACAATTTGCAAGGTTTAATCATTCTCTCCCCTTTGATGACACTTATGAACGATGCTCATCAGACCCACCTTCAGATGACAGCTGGGGTGGAGTAAATTATCAGATAGGATACCCTCAGTGGAGAGAGTGTATTTATGATTCTATGTTAGCCTATAAAATGGGGAATTCAAATACAATATCCATTCAAGATTGGAGTAATCCAAATCCAAAACACGAtctgaaaacagtaaaaaattatACAGACGAGTATGTAAATTGGGAAAACTCTACTGTACCTTGGCCTCTTTCAGTCAGTAGATGGCATCACAACGCCCTAGTTCCCCCCATGGTTGCTTATCAGCAAAATTCAAAGACCTTTTGGCAGCCAGAGCTATGGAGAGCAGTAGCTGCAACTTCCAATGTAACTTTAAAGCGACCTAATTCAACCTTAGAAAAGGTTGTTTTGGCTTGCCTTCCTTCtccatatgttttcctttttgttaatgATTCAAATAAGTTACAGATATATCTTAATCAAACTGGAGGACCTACAATTGTTGATTGTGATACCTGCTTCCTTTCTAGCTGTCTGAGCCCTAGgtttaatgtttctgcttttataattttaaaacgaCCTCCCTATCTCATGGTACCTGTTAATTTGACAACATATTGGTATGATAATTATGGCTTAGCTGTATTACAACATGTTAAAGAGTTAATGAGAATTAAAAGGTTTGCAGGATTGTTAGTTTTAGGAATATCTGCCTTAATTATGGCCATATCTTCTGCTATATTAGCCTCTGTTTCTCTTGCACATCAGGTTCACACAGCCGCTCATGTTAATGATTTGTCAAAAAATGTTTCCTTAACGCTAGCAACTCAAGAAGCTATAGatagaaaactagaaatgaaagtaAATGCTTTGGAAGAGGCAGTAATGCATATAGGAACTGAATTGCAGGCTTTAAAAACGAAGTTGGCTTTGTCCTGTCATGCAGATTACAAGTGGATTTGTGTAACACCCTTAAAGGTAAATGAAACAGATTATAATTGGGAGCGGATTCAAAATCATATTTCTGGGGTTTGGAATAGCTCTAGTATTAGCCTAGATTTAGAAAGATTACATCAACAGATTTCTAATGTAAAAGATGCTAAGTTAGACTTTACTGTGGTAGAAACAGCTcatgatttctttaatcagttaaGCTCCTTCATTTCAGGAAAAGGTCTCATTTCTGGGATTATGACCTGGGTTTCTCTAGGATGTATTGTCTTAGTAATTATTCTTATCCTTCCTTGCATTGTTAGGATCCTCAGAACTAGTATTCAGCGCCTTTCTGTTGAACTTCAGCTGcttgccttaaaaaataaaaaagggggagatgtcgggagccaagaagaggacaagcgaacgccccgcccatga